One genomic segment of Tubulanus polymorphus chromosome 4, tnTubPoly1.2, whole genome shotgun sequence includes these proteins:
- the LOC141903900 gene encoding marginal zone B- and B1-cell-specific protein-like — MTVHTRFEVFQALFVAGLLLCVQEVSCGGGADIDEAEDGKSGTLSFSPPDLNDEEAHSPWMPGQLKCDGCKAVSYQLYTAFKKGYDLKKSLKGNLPESDITEIVEDVCNGKKTFESYGVKVIKKVSYLSGPGLKERASGPSVMQGGGKWPARLHDMCDEFLGEIGDVEMYDVFKQKPDERQHLEDFLCYNDAHTLQGVCTKSEGVKRWKDEL, encoded by the exons ATGACCGTTCACACCCGATTTGAAGTGTTCCAAGCCTTGTTTGTGGCCGGCTTATTATTATGCGTGCAAGAAGTGTCGTGCGGCGGAGGTGCAGATATCGACGAAGCCGAAGACGGGAAGAGTGGAACGCTTTCGTTTTCACCGCCTGATTTGAATGACGAGGAAGCTCACAGTCCGTGGATGCCCGGACAGCTGAAATGTGACGGTTGCaaggctgtttcttatcag CTTTACACGGCTTTTAAAAAGGGAtacgatttgaagaaatctctgAAAGGGAATCTACCGGAATCAGATATTACTGAGATTGTTGAAGATgtttgcaatggtaaaaaaacatttgagaG TTATGGAGTAAAGGTTATAAAGAAGGTATCGTATTTATCAGGACCAGGACTTAAGGAGAGAGCTTCAGGGCCGTCTGTTATGCAAGGCGGGGGCAAGTGGCCAGCGAG GTTACACGATATGTGCGATGAGTTCCTCGGCGAAATCGGAGACGTTGAAATGTATGACGTATTCAAACAGAAACCCGACGAACGGCAGCATCTCGAGGACTTTCTCTGTTACAACGACGCGCACACGTTACAGGGAGTTTGCACTAAATCGGAAGGCGTCAAACGCTGGAAGGATGAATTGTGA